The Chloroherpetonaceae bacterium DNA segment GTTGCTCTTGAATTTGCCGATTCGATTCCGCAAGTTGATTCGTCGATTCCGACAATTTTTTATAGCTCTCTTCAACCATCTGAATAGAATCTTCAAGCTGCTTTTTATTTTCTTCGAGCTGAACATTACGCTCCACAAGGGCTTGACCAATGACATTAAACGCTTCCCCGACTTGAGCCAATTCGTCTTCGGCTTCAAGTTCAACTTTTTCACGAGCACCGGCAACAAGCTTTTTCGAGATTTCTTCCAAGCTTTCCACCGTACGCATCACCGAGCGATAGAAACCCACAAGAAGATAAATTACCAAAAGCCACAAAATAGGAACGCCGACTTGCATCAAGGTTCTTTGAAACCGCAAAGCATTTATTCGAACCGTAATGAGATCGTCGAGTAAATTAAATTCAAGATCATAAAGGGTGTTAATTTTGGCAATCGCATCGCTCGCAGCCGCGTAATGACGATCGGGCATAAAGTTAGCAGTGCTATCAAGATCAGTAGATTTAATAGCTGCTGTGGTGTTCAAGAATACTTCTATGGCATTGATGGCATCTTGATACTCACGGTCAACGCGGTCTTTCACCTTCGGTGCATTTTTATTGATGTTTTCGAAGACATAAGCCTTTGCCATACCCGCCTTCATTTCCTCCGTAAGCGATCGAATAACCCCGGGCAAAACGAAAATAAGCTGAGCCCGTTTTTCAGCAGTTAATTCGTCGCCTAAAGCGATATCGATGCCAAGATCGCGTGCTGAGGCAATGTTTTTTAGAATGGCCGGAAGTTTAAGAAGTGTGGCATCCATAATGTAGTAGGAGTCAATGTCAGGGTCAAGAATAAGGTTTGAGACGTCGCCGACATAAGAAATAAGCTCCAAAGTTTTTTCAACCATTCGGGTATGCTCTTCATAGCTCTGATCTTTGTAGGAAGAAGTTGCCATTTTATTGACGGCCTTCCAACGCACTTTCAGTTGCTTCCATCGATCGCCAATTGCCAAATCTTCATTATAAATAAGGTCGATGGAATCCAAAACAGCTATCTCACGATCGATAGATTTTTGAAACTCATTAACCTTTTGGCGCGACTCCGTGCGGCCGCTTAAAAGAAGGTGCATGTGGGTTCGATGCTCCTGAACATAAACAAGAATATTCTTTAACGGGCGATTATAAATGTCCCCATAAATTTCTTTTTGACCGAAATCGATACTTTCGTTTCTGACCGAGGTGAGCAGCAAAATCATTATCAAGCTGGGTACATCCAGAAGAATACTGATAATGATAAACTTAGCGGGATATTTAAGCCTATTCATCAAATTGACGGCCGGAGCGAAGATTCCCTTTTCAGTTTTCTTTACAGAGGAAGCAGTAAGATCAATTTCCTTTTCAGCCATTGTCGATATAAGAATTTCGGTTAAACAAAAACGGGTGAGTAAAGCTCACCCGTTTGAGGTGATACATAAAGTTAGAAAGAAACGCCTGTTGTTACAACAACTTCAAGTCTGGATTTTGAACTTGCGCCATTGAAGCGTTTTGCATCATCAAGCCCTTGTAAATAGCGGCCTTCAAGACGGATGAAACCATTTTCAGCGGGGCGAAGATCAAATCCACCGGTGAAACCTGCAAGTTGAAGATTGCCTGAGCCGAGAACATTCTTTTCATCGTTGAAATACTCAACGCGCCCCATCACTCTGACAAGGTCGCTAAGGCCATAGCGTGCTTCTGCTAAGCCGGAGAGATAAGTGGCGGATTCGCCTGCCGTTGGTGTTTTGTTTTGCGTTGCAAAATCACCACCGACATTAAACTCCAAGTTACCGCTTGTCACACTAAAATAAAGATTGTGATAAGTACGGAAGTTTGCGCCTGCATTGACTTCACCGATGACATTGTCATAAACAACCTTAGCATTATCGCTCAGCTTATAAGTTAATTGAATTCCAAAAGCTTGTGCTCGCGGGCTTTCATTGCTGGGCTGATCACTTGCAAAGGTGCTAAAGCCGTTTAAAAGATTGAGTTGGCCGGTTAGTTTATTTGAGAATTCATAAGTAAAACGAACGCCTGCTTGACCGAAAGGCTCATAGAGTGTGGTTGTGGCAAGGGTGCTTAAAAAATTATCTTTCGGGAAAAAGCCTTCTGTTCCAACATGTGTTAGGAAGAAACCGGCATCAACCCAAAAGCCTTGTCCGAGACGAAATCCAGCATACGCTTCTTGAATATTGCCGCGATTCAATAAAGCGTCGGTGCTAATACCGCTCCAACCACGAACGACATCGCCATATTGGATGGTGGCTTTGGCACGAACTTTATCGGCTGCATACTCAAATGAAAGCATTGCAATATCTAAACCGAATTCTTCTCGGTTTGGTGCGATGAAGGAAAATTGACGAGGGTTGGCGCCTTTATCGTTATCCCAAGCATAATACGCCCCAACATAGCCACTCCACTTAATGGTTGGCTCAGCGGCCTTTGGTGCATCTTGACCGGAAACTGAAAAATTGGCGAGTAAAAGGGCAAGGGCAATGAGAAAGGTTCTTTGTAAAACCGTAAAAGTTTTCATGATAACTGTTGTTTGAATTAAAAAAAACTTGCCAAACTATGTTAGACAAGCGATTGTGTGTGCTTATGTAGAAAAGTGATGCAGATTCAAATTTAATCAAACTTTTATATCAATTACAATTTACCATAAGCCTTTAAATGAAGGTACTTTCATTTACTGCATGCTTTCATTTTCATTTTGAAAGAAATTTGAAATAAATAATCCCCTTTTCTCCCTAAATTGAAAATCATTTTGTAATTGAATCGATAGCAACAGTGATCTTGATTTCTGAGTTACAAAATGATTTTCAGAAGTTTACCAATAGGAAGTTTACCGATAGGAAATTTTGCACTAAATATTGATACAAAAGAACATGAATAACAACGGAACACACCGAGCGATTACAGGATCAATTGTTGCTTTGGTTACGCCATTTACACAAGAAGGAAAGCTTGATGAGGCGGCGCTTCGGCGTTTGGTGAATTTTCAGATTGAAGGGGGAACAGATATTATTATTCCTTGCGGAACGACGGGCGAATCGCCCTCGCTTGAAGCCGATGAACAGCGCAGGGTGATTGAAGTGGTTGTCAATGAAGCCAAAGGCCGTGTTCGCGTAATGGCCGGTGCCGGAAGCAACAGCACCCATCATGCGGTGGCCCTTTCGAAGGCGGCTGAAAAGGCCGGGGCGCAAGGCATTTTATCAGTTGGGCCGTATTACAACAAGCCAACGGCAGCAGGGTATATCAAGCATTTTTCTGAGGTGGCAGCGGCGGTTTCGCTTCCGATTATCGTCTATAATGTTCCGGGAAGAACGGGCGGAAATATTGCGGTCGATACGCTTCTCAAATTGGCAAACGAGGTACCGAATATTGTTTCAGTGAAAGAAGCTTCGGCCAATATGAATCAAATAATGGAGCTTTTGCGATCTCGCCCCGCTCATCTTTCAGTGCTGAGTGGCGATGACCCACTCACGCTTGCTATGATGGCTTTGGGCGCAGATGGGGTGATTTCCGTAGCGGCCAATGAAATTCCTGCCGTTGTGAAATCATTGGTCACCGCGATGCATCAAGGGAAATTGGATGAAGCCCGCGCGATTCACAACAAGTACTATGGTCTTTTCACGATGAATTTCTTGGAATCAAACCCGATTCCGGTAAAATATATCCTTTCTCGAATGGGCCTTTGCGAAGCCACTTATCGCGCCCCGATTGTCCCGGGCGAGCCTGCAACACTGCAGAAATTGGATGCGGAAATCGAAAAGCTTGGTCTTCTGAAACAGTTTGCGGCTGTTTAAAGAGCACGTCAAAGGATAGCCGATGTTAGCCAAACGATTGATTCCTTGCTTGGATGTGAAAGGCGGTAGGGTTGTTAAAGGGGTTAATTTTGAAAACCCTGCCGATGCGGGGTCGCTTTTGGAACAGGCACGTTTTTACAATGAAGCCTTAGCCGATGAATTGGTGTTTCTCGATATTTCCGCATCCATTGAACTCCGTCGCACTACACTTGAAGAAGTGCGAAAAGTATCGGAAGAAGTCTTCATACCGCTTACAGTGGGCGGCGGAATCAATTCACTTGAAACCGCTCGCGAAGCGTTTCTTCACGGCGCAGATAAAATCTCACTCAATACCGCCGCCGTTCAGCAGCCAGATCTCATCAATACCCTTGCCGAAATTTATGGCTCACAGGCGATTGTTGTGGCGATTGATATCAAGCGAACGGGAGTAGATACTTGGGAAGTTTTTACGCATAGCGGCAAACAAGCCACGGGAAAAGAAGCCTTGCAATGGGCTCAAGAGGTGGCCGAGCGGGGCGCGGGAGAAATTCTTCTTACAAGTATGGACCGCGATGGAACCAAAGCCGGTTATGACCTCGAAGGACTTAAACGCATTTCAACCGCTGTTTCCATACCGGTTATTGCCTCGGGTGGTGCCGGAAATCTTAAACATTTGGAAGAAGCCTTTACTTTAGGTGCTGCCGATGCCGCACTTGCCGCGTCGATTTTTCATTACCGAGAATACACCATTGATGAAGCAAAAAATTATTTGGCTTCGAAAGGAATTGAGGT contains these protein-coding regions:
- the dapA gene encoding 4-hydroxy-tetrahydrodipicolinate synthase codes for the protein MNNNGTHRAITGSIVALVTPFTQEGKLDEAALRRLVNFQIEGGTDIIIPCGTTGESPSLEADEQRRVIEVVVNEAKGRVRVMAGAGSNSTHHAVALSKAAEKAGAQGILSVGPYYNKPTAAGYIKHFSEVAAAVSLPIIVYNVPGRTGGNIAVDTLLKLANEVPNIVSVKEASANMNQIMELLRSRPAHLSVLSGDDPLTLAMMALGADGVISVAANEIPAVVKSLVTAMHQGKLDEARAIHNKYYGLFTMNFLESNPIPVKYILSRMGLCEATYRAPIVPGEPATLQKLDAEIEKLGLLKQFAAV
- the hisF gene encoding imidazole glycerol phosphate synthase subunit HisF, which gives rise to MLAKRLIPCLDVKGGRVVKGVNFENPADAGSLLEQARFYNEALADELVFLDISASIELRRTTLEEVRKVSEEVFIPLTVGGGINSLETAREAFLHGADKISLNTAAVQQPDLINTLAEIYGSQAIVVAIDIKRTGVDTWEVFTHSGKQATGKEALQWAQEVAERGAGEILLTSMDRDGTKAGYDLEGLKRISTAVSIPVIASGGAGNLKHLEEAFTLGAADAALAASIFHYREYTIDEAKNYLASKGIEVRR
- a CDS encoding outer membrane beta-barrel protein yields the protein MKTFTVLQRTFLIALALLLANFSVSGQDAPKAAEPTIKWSGYVGAYYAWDNDKGANPRQFSFIAPNREEFGLDIAMLSFEYAADKVRAKATIQYGDVVRGWSGISTDALLNRGNIQEAYAGFRLGQGFWVDAGFFLTHVGTEGFFPKDNFLSTLATTTLYEPFGQAGVRFTYEFSNKLTGQLNLLNGFSTFASDQPSNESPRAQAFGIQLTYKLSDNAKVVYDNVIGEVNAGANFRTYHNLYFSVTSGNLEFNVGGDFATQNKTPTAGESATYLSGLAEARYGLSDLVRVMGRVEYFNDEKNVLGSGNLQLAGFTGGFDLRPAENGFIRLEGRYLQGLDDAKRFNGASSKSRLEVVVTTGVSF
- a CDS encoding ATP-binding protein: MAEKEIDLTASSVKKTEKGIFAPAVNLMNRLKYPAKFIIISILLDVPSLIMILLLTSVRNESIDFGQKEIYGDIYNRPLKNILVYVQEHRTHMHLLLSGRTESRQKVNEFQKSIDREIAVLDSIDLIYNEDLAIGDRWKQLKVRWKAVNKMATSSYKDQSYEEHTRMVEKTLELISYVGDVSNLILDPDIDSYYIMDATLLKLPAILKNIASARDLGIDIALGDELTAEKRAQLIFVLPGVIRSLTEEMKAGMAKAYVFENINKNAPKVKDRVDREYQDAINAIEVFLNTTAAIKSTDLDSTANFMPDRHYAAASDAIAKINTLYDLEFNLLDDLITVRINALRFQRTLMQVGVPILWLLVIYLLVGFYRSVMRTVESLEEISKKLVAGAREKVELEAEDELAQVGEAFNVIGQALVERNVQLEENKKQLEDSIQMVEESYKKLSESTNQLAESNRQIQEQQSQLIQSEKMASLGQMVAGIAHEVNTPLGFVRNNIEVLERTQQKIFELLDRYNTMRDQLATGELQNLEATLMEVMEMSARSDKMVAKSQNILSESLVGVDRIQELVMSLKDFSRLDETAFKPTDLNQGLESTLKIANNVIKYKVEIVKQYSDNMIIDAFPARLNQVFLNLVTNAAQAVDEKGVITLKTYFDRDEEGREVAVIKVADNGKGIPAENMKKIFEPFFTTKPIGQGTGLGLSIVYKIIEQHKGTISVESELGKGTVFTIQLPKKQVSVGAKPVNV